The stretch of DNA ATGTTAGTTATTTTACGGTAAtaacaatatttaaataaagtgTTATGTTGAGTAGAGCCATTATTTTAGGTACATCCGGTAATGCAACAAGTTCTAAATGGATCAGTTCATGAAGAAACTCCACTGATTAATCAGCAACCatcacagcagcagcagcaacagcaacaacagccACCACCACCACAGCCTACACAACAACATCAATATATAACAGAACCTACGTCACAAACACAATTTGTACCAGAAACAGAGTTGGACACATCAGCTGAACAACAACAGCAGCCAGAAAATGAACCACAGGCTCAATCAAATGAAACTCGTGAACAACCTGAGACTGAAACATTTACTCCTGCACAAGAGTCTGAACCAGAACATCCAGTGTCCAATACAAATGTGACCAGCAGTGGACCGAAAACATATGCCAATCTTGTAAAATCTTTTCCAAGTACAACTGGCGCAACGAGTCCTCAAGCTCCTAAGTTGTCTATGTCACCGGTATACATTTCATGCTATAGTATTTATCTTTAACAATTAAAATACCTTTTGCCTAATACTTTTCATAATTTGCGTGTTAATATTAATTTGATGTGTTAGTTGAAGTGTTAATTTGATGAAGActacttcattttttattttcagccTCCTATGACGAACTTGCGTTTGGACGATAGATCACCAATGCATCCAACTGGCAGTGGATCTACATTTTCTACATCAACTAATGTCTCTACGCCCCAACAGCAAGCTCATAGAGTTGGGAATCAACAGCCACAGCAACAACATCAGCAACAGCGAGCTCCAAGAGGAGGACCAGTGCAGCGAGGTAAGCTTCATGTTGTATTATAACAACAATATTGATATataagttttatattttactagTAACGGTATAAATAACATTAAATAAATGATACATTTTGTAGATGGTGATCGTCGTGGTACGAGACAAAGTCAATACAGCGATGCTCATCAATTATTCCTTGGAAATCTGCCTCACAATGCGTCTGAAGATGATTTACGACAAATATTTGAACCCTATGGTAGGGTGGTAGAATTACGTATCCACAGTAAATCAAATGATAGATGCAAAGGGCCGCAAGGAAATAACACAGGAAAAGTGCCTAATTACGGATTCATCACATTCGAAGATCAGCAAGTTGTCACCAAAGTGTTACAGAACCTGGTCGGTTTTGTTTCTGTACTGTGAATGTATTTCAATAGAAATTCAGTATTTTATTCCGATGTTATATTTTCCATTTATAGCCAATTTATTATCCTGCCGAGAATGGACAAAAATTAAATGTGGAAGAGAAAAAAGTTAGGCCTAGACCGCCACTTGATGGTAGCGGTGGACGACTGAATTCTAACGATGGTAATATGAGAGCAATGGGTGggcaacagcaacaacagcaacaacgAGGTCCTGGTAAGTAATATTTACGTaattagaatttaaaaaattatattattatatattgaaaactaaaatcttaataaaacaataacaaaattaaaataaagatcGATGATATAATTTAATATGATTAAGCAATAATGTAAAGGTGCGCCAAGGCTTTTTTtcatgtgagttttattatacaATGCGTGTATCATGATATACATTTGAGAATGTATACGACTTGCATTAGCatataattaattatatattttacattataattaatataatatagaTTTCTCCAATATTTTGTATGAAGAAAACACTGTAGTTGTTTATTTACTGTTACAAATTAGTAGAAACGAAAAAATTTgtttttgaaattaaaattttgctTTTAATTTTGTGTTGTGTAAATTCTACACTAAAGTTTTAtgaatttttgcaattattctctatCTTTACCGCGTTGAAAATTCTATTTAAATATTGCGTTATCAATTTACTTTTGTTATTTATTTACTGCATTGTTCTTGAAGGTTAGAAAAAAGGATTTGTGCATTATACGTGAACATTTTATAGGTGGACCTGGGGGCTTAATGAGAGGTGGACAACATGGTACGAGAGGTGGACGCGGAGGATTTTCACGAGGTGGAGATAGTGGAAGGGGAGGAGGTGGAATGCGGCAACCCGGTAACCCAAGCAATCCAAGCTACCAAAATCGCCGCTAATACTTGAAGCAATGTTAAAGGCACTCCCAACTTTTTCTTCTTGAACAAGTCACCGGTATATAACTACCATTCTCATTtccaaatacaaaattcaaGACTATCGTATGCCACACGACGTGATTAAAGGCGCTATCCTTTTACGCTTAAACATCGCTTGCATCGTTTGTCAAGCAACAACTATAGGTGACACAGCTCAAACTGTATGGAACACGAACTCGAATAGGATAATCAGGTTATCGCATTTAAGCTAAGTTCGTCGTGTTTGCAGGGATAAGTATATAATGATTTAGCAAAATAGTTCATTGAATGTCCGACCTGACTCGTTGGATATTTGATGAAATAAAATACTACGAGTTCGTCCTTCATACATCGACGTCAGACACTCTACAAGACTTTACAATGAAAACATAAAACTACATTCATGTGCACATATACGTATACGTATTGTGGAGCGACGCGTGACAGGTATTTCCTGGGGAAGTATGGGTGTGTTTTGTCTCCTAATACATAGCCCATATTTCTTAGAACGTTGACATCCAAGGAACAAAATTGTTGTCAAGTTGAAGTGATAAAGTGCGAAAGAAAGGTCGAACAGGAAAGTGACGAAGAGAAACCATTGGAATATGTGCGCAGCATATAAAAACAAGAGACAATGTGAAAAACATACACTCGTATTATATATGTTGAGCTAAGAGTTCCGAATAACACAATTATTGTTTTCTCTAGATGAATGTCAGGACAAAAGTCATACGTCGCTCTTTTAATTTTCTCCGTTTGCCAATTGCAGTAAGGAGACACAAGCGGTGCGAATTCCGCTATCGTAAATAAGTAAACGAGCCAAACTAAACGAAATTAAAACGAGAGGATACGAACCGTCTTAATTATGAAAATATCGTTGTACATTTCATATGCTCTCGAGTTAATTCATTGACTGCCGATGAAACGTTCCACCTACATGTAGAAAGTCGGCAATAATGTTTATAGGTGGTAGTTGGTCGGTGTTGGTTAACGAGTAGAGAACTGTGACTGCTCTATGGTCGCATACAAAAAGACAGTCGATTTTTCTCACAAAACATGGCTAATTATCAGTCGACCGGTATCGATTGATAGTGGGACAGTACCTTTAGACTGCAGCTGGTCTCGCCGTTTCCTAATTCATCCGCGTATCGCTTTTGCTCTATTTTGTTCCAATTCTGCtgatttttgtttaattttctGTTCCTTCTGTCCCTGTGCACCCCTTCCTGATAAGCTTTTTCGTTTTTTGTTACGTTAATATTTTCCTATTTCTTATTTACTGATTTTTTGCACCAATTTTTTACTTTGGTCTTtcatttcctttttcttttcttttctattcTTTCTTTTACCTTTCTTCTTTTTAGATCATGTAAACACAAGACCGAtgttatttcaaaattaaaattttattattgaattgtATCATAAATTGTGTAGCACTTAGTACCTTAATACTCTCTAGTAATTGCAGAACTCGCATTGTGCTGTTAAGGAAACAAGAAAGTGACGTGACCCtggtaccattataatagcaaattTTAGCTTGCTTTGTGAAAAATCTATTTACGGAAATATTTCAACGTACTTAGTCATGTATATCAATGAATATGAGATCTTTCTCTCTTAACTACGTAATTAGTGTTATTCTTGTAATTATATACACGTAGAAATTTTGTAAACCTTCATGCAGTATCAGATGGAGAGCTACAAATATTGTACAtgataatattaaattttctcCAGTTGACTTTTATTCTTCAATGTATATTTCCATATCAACAGTTAGATTGAAATAGTTTCCATTTGTTGACGAATTTTCAATCTACACGTTCTCGTACGAAAGAATATTTCTATTCGTACACGATATAAATAACGACAAATTAGTGGAA from Calliopsis andreniformis isolate RMS-2024a chromosome 2, iyCalAndr_principal, whole genome shotgun sequence encodes:
- the Rin gene encoding ras GTPase-activating protein-binding protein 2, producing MVMEASPSPQNVGREFVRQYYTLLNQAPAHLHRFYNQHSSFVHGGLDSNRESTPAIGQKQIHQKIQQLNFRDCHAKISQVDSQLTLENGVVVQVSGELSNAGQPMRRFTQTFVLAIQAPKTYYVHNDIFRYQDLIFPDEEETDAGGVEGGVGESSEREGEEGGRSEPEEDERQNQGQQLSAPATSTEPQAQPPLIPPQQPVLQQQQQMYYAPPPQQSHVHPVMQQVLNGSVHEETPLINQQPSQQQQQQQQQPPPPQPTQQHQYITEPTSQTQFVPETELDTSAEQQQQPENEPQAQSNETREQPETETFTPAQESEPEHPVSNTNVTSSGPKTYANLVKSFPSTTGATSPQAPKLSMSPPPMTNLRLDDRSPMHPTGSGSTFSTSTNVSTPQQQAHRVGNQQPQQQHQQQRAPRGGPVQRDGDRRGTRQSQYSDAHQLFLGNLPHNASEDDLRQIFEPYGRVVELRIHSKSNDRCKGPQGNNTGKVPNYGFITFEDQQVVTKVLQNLPIYYPAENGQKLNVEEKKVRPRPPLDGSGGRLNSNDGNMRAMGGQQQQQQQRGPGGPGGLMRGGQHGTRGGRGGFSRGGDSGRGGGGMRQPGNPSNPSYQNRR